The sequence ATCCAGAAGGAACGTGGCGAGACAGGGTCATTACTGTagcatattataattttttttttcgggacGCGTGTGAACTCCTCTTATGATTTCCTGATGCGCATGGTCTAAAGTCTTATGGAAAAGTAATACACTGTGGTGAAAACGACCAGCACGTAGCTAAACTAATGCAAAAAATAAGCGACGTCGATGGAAATACGACTGTTATCGGTTTTGACCCACGATCTATGCTTAGCATTATTTAATGGTATCACTTTAAAACTAGAACGCAAACATACAAAACTACGATCCAACAAGGAAAAAAAACGAAGAAACGACACAACAAATATTAAAAGCTAGTTAACGTGACGAGGGCTTTGTACTTTAATTTATATGTGCCACCGAGTACTCTGCTACGTAGCCATGGCCAGCGCCTCAGTGCCTCGGCTCTGTCATCTTCACTTTCATATGCAATCTTTTGCTTTGCCTATGCTATCTCCGTCTCCCCCATCTTCAGTTGCGCAGCTCGCAACTGATTCAACAAACTTCTCATAGATTACCCGGATAGAGTCTGAAATGAACCCGGACTAACCTACCATTGTCGACACACACATACTCGGGAAAAGAATCTGACCGCAGACAACGATTGACACTGGCAAAGAAGGGAACAAATTCATTTCCGACCATCCGCTCAACGAGCCTGATCACATCAAACCCACTCACAACTTGTCCGAACGCAAAGTGCGGCGGTTCTTCGTCGTAATCCGGGGCCTCCTTCGTGTGGGGGAGGAACTGAGATCTGTTTGGTTGTTCAACATGATTGCCCATTGAGAGGATACCTGGATCCGGTCGTGCTTCCTCATGCATTCCTCGTCCGGGAACTCATCGCCGTAGATCCATTCGCCTCCAAAACCGTTTCCCTGAGTCATATACCCGCCAAACCAAACGTGATCTGGATCAATGCCGTGGATGATGGATCCTGTAGATGTATGTCATCCAATCTACTGAGAATGCTCAAGTAAATGAAGACTCTCATTCAAAGGGAAGGTTTCACTCAAGCTCATACGACTTTCACCTGAGCTGGATTCTTTGGAAATAAGGAAGTGATGTCAGAAGAGTAATTAACTAGAGGAGCTGAAGATATTTTATCAACATTCGTCATCTTCTTCAACGTAACAACTAACAAGACGTAAGGTCTGTAACAGAATCTGAGAGAGAGAGTGACCTAGCTTGAGACGAAGAGAGAGAGCTCGAGACTGAGATCTCAAAGCAGAGAGTGAGAGAGCTAGTAAGAGAAGGAGATTCTCTGTGTATCTAGGCTCAGTCTCTTGTAGTTTCTTCCTCTATTCCATTTGTATCTTGAGTTGATTGTAACCAAGAGAGGAAGAATGCAAGTATAACCTCCGGTCATTGTAGTCTTCTCAGTTCATCTATTGGAAAGGTTGAGAGACCTAAATCTCTCCGCTTCTCCACATCGTGCGGTGAATACCGGGTTACCAAAATTCTTGTGTCTAAGAGCGTTCTTGGACAAAACACATGAAACCTAGGCCTTGGGCccccattttaaaaaaaaactaagcagttaatgttttttttatcacaatttACAGTTACATACTTACATATAAGGGAAATGTGCAAATGAAGAACCAAAAAAGATAACAACAACACAAAATTAAAATGGGACctacaattaatattaaaaacaaaatttattcttttaatttttttcattgactctggctctctttttctttttccattaCTCTTAGGGTCTGACTGGTGACCATTCGGTAAACAAGAAAaacgaataaaaaaaaatatacggaaataaaatagcaggaatgaaaaaaaattgttgttccttatcaaatttaaaaagaaataatcttATTCTTTAATCCTCTACAAAAAGAGGAATGAAAGGGAATGAGAAATGAGAAGAACTATTATTCCTTGtaaatggtgatttttttttaaggaacgttagggaatgcattattcctAGCCGTTCCCTGGTCACAATtcttaagcttttttttttaaatctcctAAGCATTTTTATGTTCTACAATAATGTGTAggccccctttttttttttcttgcctATGGTCTCACGTATTACAGGGACGCCTCTGCTTGTGTCGTTTACTCTCTCACTTGATTCGATTCCACACTGAAATTGATTGTTTGCGATTAGATTGCGATTTGAGGTACATTGAAGCTTGCAGGAAACTGATAGAATCCTCAACAGATCCTTTATAGTGGAGTGGTATATCAGACTCCCCTATGCCTTTCTCGCCGGTACAAAGAGCTCGGAAGTTCTCCACCGTCAAAGGGTTCGTGTAGGCGAAGTGTTCTATCACGATCTGACCAACCGCTATAGAGCTAACGGCAATATCGAGGAAAACTCTTGGGTTATTCGCCATCGGAGATTGATCACAGGTTTAGGGTTCTGCTACGATACGACGCGAGGCGTATGGAaccacattttttttattttccactCGTCGGTATTTATAGTTAACGGCTTAATGTTATGTAATTTGGGCCTTTTTGGGCCgacaaaaatagttaaaaataaacTCGTACCATAACGATTTGTAGTTTCTTAAAGGCATTCTACTCTTCGTCGGCGACCACTAGCCAAATGAGTTAATATTGTGCAGTAGCATATTCGAATTTTACCaaatttgtttgattttgtgTTTTGACGATCAAACATAGAAGTGGACTGACTTCTAAGTTGGGATTATAGCCCGACCTTTATGACAACGCACAACAGTCACATAACCCAAATgcttgatatattattttgtgattttaagatgtttattttttttagtaccttatttttcctttttggttAAGTTGCTCAATAAAAAGATGTTTATTGTTTCCCTTTTTGGTTAATGTGTTGTTAAACCTTATTTTACGGACTACTTTGTTGTTCATTGAagatcaagtttttt is a genomic window of Brassica napus cultivar Da-Ae chromosome A2, Da-Ae, whole genome shotgun sequence containing:
- the LOC111202416 gene encoding peptidyl-prolyl cis-trans isomerase-like produces the protein MANNPRVFLDIAVSSIAVGQIVIEHFAYTNPLTVENFRALCTGEKGIGESDIPLHYKGSVEDSIRSIIHGIDPDHVWFGGYMTQGNGFGGEWIYGDEFPDEECMRKHDRIQFLPHTKEAPDYDEEPPHFAFGQVVSGFDVIRLVERMVGNEFVPFFASVNRCLRSDSFPEYVCVDNVASCATEDGGDGDSIGKAKDCI